DNA sequence from the Robbsia betulipollinis genome:
AACGCCGCACACGAGCGCGGGGGTCCAATGCCGTTTTCGCCATTGCAGATGTATCGCACCGGTCAACAGCATCAGGATCATGATTATCGACGCAGCATACCAAGCACCTTCGGCGTGGAGTTGAACGTGATGGAGCGCGACGGAACCACCATCGTGGTTTCTTACCCAGATCGCGGGCGATAAGCGCGTTGAGGTGATCTCATGCAAAGCGACCAACGTTTGCGGCATTGGTGGTCTCAGCTCTGCGGGAATGCGTATAGAGACCGACGCCATGATCACAGGAGTGGCAAGAGATGCCGCGATGGCAAGAAGCCAGAGCCACCGGCTGGGAGTTTGTCGCTGACGTGCCGAGTGTTCTGCCACAAGCGCAGCTACCGATAACAACGTCGCCACTGATACCGCATAAATCATCCACATCAGCATGCGAGCTACTCTTCGTCGGTTTGTTGTTTCAATAGCTCACGCATATGGCGGATTTCTTTGGGCGTTAGTTTCTTGTCGGTCACTAGATGTGCAAACAACAGCTGCGTGGACCCACTGAAAAGCTTGCTTGCGAGGTGCTGCAAAGCACTTTTTCTTGCTGCGTGCTGCTGAACGGCGGCGGTATAACGGTGTCCCCGTCCTTCGTCAACGTGGGTCACATAGCCCTTGTTTTCCAAGATGCGAAGAATAGTCAAAACCGTGGTGTACGCGAGTTCATCGGCCAGTGCAGCTCGAACCTCACTCACA
Encoded proteins:
- a CDS encoding BlaI/MecI/CopY family transcriptional regulator yields the protein MNISLTDREADVMKILWERGPSVVSEVRAALADELAYTTVLTILRILENKGYVTHVDEGRGHRYTAAVQQHAARKSALQHLASKLFSGSTQLLFAHLVTDKKLTPKEIRHMRELLKQQTDEE